A single Sphingopyxis chilensis DNA region contains:
- a CDS encoding DUF3008 family protein produces the protein MPAKSKAQQKAAGAALSAKRGDTPKSKLKGASKEMADSMTEKQLEDFAKGSTKGKPEHAD, from the coding sequence ATGCCAGCCAAATCCAAAGCCCAGCAGAAAGCCGCCGGCGCGGCGCTCAGTGCCAAGCGCGGCGACACGCCCAAGTCGAAGCTCAAGGGCGCGTCGAAAGAGATGGCCGACAGCATGACCGAAAAGCAACTCGAGGATTTCGCCAAGGGCTCGACCAAGGGCAAGCCCGAGCACGCCGACTAA
- a CDS encoding SDR family oxidoreductase yields the protein MAKQPKAGKVGENTKEKKGKRSAAAKLRREVGGDKTIARPPSDREADLDRAPKWEPRYPGSGRLDGKVAIVTGGDSGIGRAVCALFAREGADVALVYLENRDDAVETAAIVEAEGRRAIAIKADVGKPRMGEKIVAQTVEKLGRLDILVNNAGEQHPAADIRDISEDQLQRTFATNIFGMFYLVQAALPHLKKGSAIINCTSVTMYQGSKGLLDYSATKGAITAFTRSLSENLVEKGIRVNGVAPGPIWTPLNPRGGAPAEKVATFGEGTPMKRPGEPNEVAPAFLFLACDDSSYMSGQVLHPNGGTIVNG from the coding sequence ATGGCGAAGCAGCCCAAGGCCGGCAAGGTCGGCGAAAACACGAAAGAAAAGAAGGGCAAGCGGAGCGCGGCGGCGAAGCTGCGCCGCGAGGTGGGGGGCGACAAGACGATAGCCAGGCCGCCATCCGACCGCGAAGCCGATCTCGACCGCGCACCGAAATGGGAGCCGCGCTATCCGGGGTCGGGCCGGCTCGACGGCAAGGTGGCGATCGTTACCGGCGGCGATAGCGGCATCGGCCGCGCAGTCTGCGCGCTGTTCGCGCGCGAGGGCGCCGACGTCGCGCTCGTCTATCTCGAAAACCGGGACGATGCGGTCGAGACTGCCGCGATCGTCGAGGCCGAAGGACGGCGCGCGATCGCGATCAAGGCCGATGTCGGCAAACCCAGGATGGGCGAGAAAATCGTCGCGCAGACGGTCGAGAAACTCGGTCGCCTCGACATCCTCGTCAACAATGCCGGCGAGCAGCATCCGGCGGCGGACATTCGCGATATCAGCGAAGATCAGCTGCAGCGAACCTTCGCAACCAACATTTTCGGCATGTTCTATCTGGTGCAGGCGGCGCTGCCGCACCTCAAAAAAGGGTCGGCGATCATCAATTGCACCAGCGTGACGATGTATCAGGGATCGAAGGGCCTGCTCGATTACAGCGCCACCAAGGGTGCGATCACCGCCTTCACCCGCTCGCTCAGCGAAAACCTGGTCGAAAAGGGGATTCGCGTGAACGGCGTCGCGCCCGGCCCGATCTGGACTCCGCTCAACCCGCGCGGCGGCGCGCCGGCGGAGAAGGTTGCGACGTTCGGCGAAGGCACCCCGATGAAGCGTCCCGGCGAACCCAATGAGGTCGCGCCCGCCTTCCTGTTCCTCGCTTGCGACGACAGCAGCTATATGTCGGGTCAGGTGCTGCATCCGAACGGCGGCACGATCGTTAATGGTTAG